Proteins co-encoded in one Leptidea sinapis chromosome 16, ilLepSina1.1, whole genome shotgun sequence genomic window:
- the LOC126968649 gene encoding uncharacterized protein LOC126968649 → MAQGKMKLKSKLPDGAKVKKGKGKAVTKRSNAPVKSKDKVVKKNKMKNTVTKMVNAAAEKQLRALATGAPELSAAQQRVAKAPTAPTPAK, encoded by the coding sequence ATGGCCCAAGgtaaaatgaaattgaaaagCAAGCTACCTGATGGCGCAAAGGTCAAAAAAGGGAAAGGAAAAGCAGTAACCAAACGAAGTAACGCGCCAGTTAAAAGCAAAGATAAAGTAGTCAAAaagaataaaatgaaaaatacagTGACAAAGATGGTCAATGCTGCAGCTGAAAAGCAGTTAAGGGCTCTAGCCACTGGTGCTCCAGAATTGTCAGCAGCTCAGCAAAGGGTTGCAAAGGCTCCCACAGCACCTACCCCAGCTAAATAG